The stretch of DNA TTTTATTTTTTAGGTGTTAATACAACCAGTGGGATAATCATTTCTTCTAAAGAAATTCCCCCATGTTGATACGTATCTTTATAATAATTTACAAAATGATTGTAATTCTTAGGATACGTTAAAAATAAGTTTTCTTTTGCAAAGATATATTTAGATGTCACATTAACCTTAGGTAAAAAGAATTTTTCTGGTTGATCAATAGCAAAAACATCTTTTGGATCATATTGCAATTGACGTCCTAATTTATAACGTAGGTTGGTACTTGATTCTTTGTCCCCAATTACTTTAGTTGGTTCTTTAACGTAAATTGTTCCATGATCTGTGGTAACAATGATTTTAATCCCTTCTGCCGCAGATTTTTTTACAATATCCATCAAGTAAGAGTTTTCGAACCAATGTTTGGTTATTGAACGATAGGTTTTATCATCACGAATGATTTCACTCACAATGCGATTATCCGTTTTAGCATGCGATAAAATATCGATAAAATTATAGACAATCACATTTAAGTCATTGTTTTTATAATTGTTAAAATCATCTGCGATTTTTTTCTCAAAATCAGAATTTAAAATCTTAAAGTAATTGAAATTACGGTCACCTAATCCTAATTTTTTTAATTGTAATCCCAGTAATTCCTTTTCATACATGTTTTTATTTCCTTCATCTGTGTCATTTAACCAGAATTCTGGATATTTTTTCTCAATCTCTAACGGCATCATTCCTGCAAAGAATGAATTTCGAGCATATTGAGTAGCGGATGGTAAAATACTATAGTATAAATTTTCTTTTTCTTGATTATAATATTTATGAAAAAGAGGTTCGATGGTTTTCCATTGATCAAATCGTAAATTATCGACAAGAATTAATAAAACTTTTTCGTTAGGTGTAACTTGTGGTTTGACCAATTGTTGGAAGACATTATGGGATAGGATAGGGGCATCCTCTTGATCATGAAGCCAATCTTCATAATTTCTTTCAATGAATTTGAAAAAAGCGGCGTTGGCATCTTTTTTTTGATTTTCAATGATATCGACTAATCCTTTATCTTCGATATTCT from Faecalibacter sp. LW9 encodes:
- a CDS encoding bifunctional response regulator/alkaline phosphatase family protein — translated: MPIKILWVDDEIDFLKPHLLFLEKKGYETYTSNNATDAIEMIENNNYDAVLIDENMPGMSGLDALPKIKEIRPNLPLIMVTKSEEEHIMEDAIGKHIADYLIKPVNPNQILLSLKKILDSSKIISEKTVINYQQEFRTIAMDIMNARDFEDWQEVYKKLVHWELELENIEDKGLVDIIENQKKDANAAFFKFIERNYEDWLHDQEDAPILSHNVFQQLVKPQVTPNEKVLLILVDNLRFDQWKTIEPLFHKYYNQEKENLYYSILPSATQYARNSFFAGMMPLEIEKKYPEFWLNDTDEGNKNMYEKELLGLQLKKLGLGDRNFNYFKILNSDFEKKIADDFNNYKNNDLNVIVYNFIDILSHAKTDNRIVSEIIRDDKTYRSITKHWFENSYLMDIVKKSAAEGIKIIVTTDHGTIYVKEPTKVIGDKESSTNLRYKLGRQLQYDPKDVFAIDQPEKFFLPKVNVTSKYIFAKENLFLTYPKNYNHFVNYYKDTYQHGGISLEEMIIPLVVLTPKK